From Hoplias malabaricus isolate fHopMal1 chromosome 11, fHopMal1.hap1, whole genome shotgun sequence, a single genomic window includes:
- the pgpep1l gene encoding pyroglutamyl-peptidase 1 isoform X2, with product MSLSGKDSSSQKELVVVTGFGPFRQHLVNASWEAAKGLKRAGLGEGTDIDIAEIPVAVHLGIAPGARCIILEQTAKNHGYKDRDVCGSCPANNCCIEGGAEWLDSIIDMRSLAKHLKGLSLDVIYSRDAGRYLCEFVYYCSLQYGQRRAVFVHVPASGSLARSDTLVPQLQIIVQTLLHQLDTQHLRENQTARAEECTTSWDSSGAINNVHKETRSQDPHESHSLF from the exons ATGTCTTTGAGTGGGAAGGACTCCTCTTCTCAGAAGGAACTGGTCGTGGTCACAG GGTTTGGACCTTTTCGACAACACCTGGTGAACGCAAGCTGGGAAGCAGCTAAG GGTTTGAAAAGGGCCGGTCTTGGAGAGGGCACAGATATCGACATAGCAGAGATTCCT GTTGCTGTCCACTTGGGCATAGCACCAGGAGCCAGATGCATCATTCTGGAACAGACCGCCAAGAACCACGGCTACAAGGACAGAGATGTGTGTGGCTCGTGTCCTGCCAATAATTGCTGCATTGAAGGAGGAGCCGAGTGGCTGGACTCCATTATAGACATGAGGTCACTTGCCAAGCACTTAAAAGGGCTCAGTCTGGATGTCATCTACTCTAGGGATGCTGGGAG GTACCTGTGTGAATTTGTTTATTACTGCTCCCTCCAATACGGGCAGAGGAGGGCAGTGTTCGTCCATGTGCCGGCCTCAGGCAGCCTGGCACGCTCAGACACTCTGGTGCCACAGCTCCAGATCATCGTCCAGACCTTGTTACACCAGCTGGACACGCAGCACCTGCGTGAAAACCAAACAGCACGAGCAGAAGAATGCACCACGAGCTGGGATTCCTCAGGGGCAATAAACAACGTTCACAAGGAAACACGAAGCCAAGATCCACACGAGTCTCATTCActtttttaa
- the synm gene encoding synemin, producing MFPSRRMFESEKHQLQELNQRLGQYLSRARVLEEENARLERELAAERESRCAGRESGHMEELREMRRLLERLSFEKNKAELERETLRREFESLRALCSEESAVSKGLGGELRDWEKQLRGAQHHNTALEQRLGQLQHEYARLEDAHRKDMTHLRSQVHARGTPGHPQRKSVATEARRGLPAVSVEEVEQYAHHLSESWMETLEMYRQRVEEMEEAVKADQLMLEDFRKERVQYNSELNRLRAELEKHGKIQLQLEEQLVNMQENFRGDICQYQIIIEELENERQILANTISEKLKEHQDLLQVKMGLGLEVAAYRALLEGEGKHSQMRSDHRSRERIIDIKLPAQYSPRISTSQREVRKHFTGHDVRYMEPISSMRTSTVSSQFDSQRASRVVPITMSTHAKQSPAARRDMVSFTKAKQTAAAASAAKPGVSASDRAKDVMEEKNVKIKGLSQDIRSSPDRPPSKTESETALSPSSTSEQKSVRVVSPPMMSLSSLEDRTGKVVVKKIERMIERADTDQSKVTKRPVEIRFIEEEVFEDQRDSEESGNEEQKAFAGQEKILDTVSMDEIIEKVIKPAGLDTKMSSTDSKITYHLEKTQQDDGSTKTQIVLQSKVEENLDVSDDSALEELLSKGVKKVSLQGFEGTPTGSMIQNLLSLGLEGESLENKSVNVEIIEEPVESQSDDEGDIEIEETVEVKSKPYFKPSTMFFQMGEQKNEPEPTGSTSETVRASGFGEGSVQVQEVSREESLPYYSQEQETQEYFVSSPEDNMSESEEGGGFMSYGHYGVVDDLSDERYYQEEGPHANRRYSDEGDSIRESPEYVKRDPFPQCIIEEEVRVSPEVQGSMLEILKEESLDPREQLKGALEQLESTVSGSLKEELALLTKAGEASDGVSVDIRKVEKAEGDGRMTFVAELNVSQTLEESGLLDDETGDLSQEHLLAALQSSHPGLHQALNVGAGGGYTMRVSREEVQSEGMPWISGLEETDDWSSAGEAGRTEKVIRLEPNERAFTFQMDINNSSSGSPGLEGVDYREERDSGASVQEFVHTQTIDPTLTVRHEKRIATVYLENPKDD from the exons ATGTTTCCCTCGAGGAGGATGTTCGAGAGCGAGAAGCACCAGCTGCAGGAGCTGAACCAGAGGCTCGGTCAGTACCTGAGCCGGGCGCGGGTCCTGGAGGAGGAGAACGCCCGCCTGGAGAGAGAGCTCGCCGCCGAGCGGGAGAGCAGGTGCGCGGGCAGGGAGAGCGGACACATGGAGGAGCTGAGGGAGATGAGGAGGCTGCTGGAACGCCTCTCCTTCGAGAAGAACAAGGcggagctggagagagagaccCTCCGCAGGGAGTTTGAGAGCCTCCGGGCTCTGTGCTCCGAGGAGAGCGCGGTCAGTAAAGGCCTGGGCGGAGAGCTGAGGGACTGGGAGAAACAGCTCCGAGGCGCCCAACACCATAACACCGCGCTCGAGCAGCGCCTCGGTCAGCTCCAGCACGAGTACGCGCGCCTGGAGGACGCCCACCGGAAAGATATGACCCATCTCAGGAGCCAGGTGCACGCGCGAGGGACTCCTGGGCACCCTCAGAGGAAAAG CGTAGCGACTGAGGCCCGCCGTGGCTTGCCAGCTGTCAGTGTGGAAGAAGTGGAGCAGTATGCACATCACTTGTCTGAGAGCTGGATGGAAACTTTGGAGATGTATCGACAGAGAGTGGAAGAAATGGAGGAAGCCGTGAAAGCAGACCAGCTGATGCTGGAAGACTTCAGGAAAGAGAGGGTGCAGTACAACTCTGAGCTGAACAGACTGAGGGCAGAGCTGGAGAAACACGGCAAGATTCAGCTGCAGCTGGAGGAACAGCTCGTCAACATGCAGGAGAACTTTAGAGGAGACATCTGTCAGTATCAG ATTATCATTGAAGAGCTGGAAAATGAGCGCCAGATTTTGGCCAACACCATTTCAGAAAAGCTAAAGGAGCATCAGGACCTCCTGCAGGTTAAGATGGGGCTCGGATTGGAGGTGGCAGCATACAG GGCTCTACTggaaggagaaggaaaacattcTCAGATGAGGTCTGACCACCGTtcgagagagagaataatag ATATTAAACTGCCAGCTCAGTACAGTCCAAGGATATCCACCAGCCAGCGGGAAGTGAGAAAGCATTTCACAGGACATGATGTGAGGTATATGGAGCCCATTTCCAGCATGAGAACCTCCACAGTGTCCAGTCAGTTCGATTCCCAAAGAGCCTCTAGGGTTGTGCCCATCACTATGTCAACACATGCCAAACAGAGCCCTGCTGCAAGAAGGGATATGGTCTCTTTcaccaaagcaaaacaaacagcagctgCAGCAAGTGCAGCCAAACCTGGCGTCTCGGCTAGTGACAGAGCCAAAGACGTGATGGAGGAAAAGAATGTGAAAATCAAAGGGCTGTCACAGGACATACGTAGTTCACCTGATCGTCCCCCGTCAAAAACAGAAAGCGAAACAGCCCTCAGTCCCTCATCAACATCAGAACAGAAATCAGTACGAGTTGTGTCACCTCCCATGATGAGCCTGAGCAGCTTGGAGGACAGAACTGGGAAAGTTGTTGTTAAGAAAATCGAGAGGATGATTGAGAGAGCAGATACAGATCAATCCAAGGTCACTAAGAGACCGGTTGAAATACGGTTCATCGAAGAAGAAGTGTTTGAAGATCAGAGAGATTCAGAAGAGTCTGGAAATGAGGAACAGAAGGCATTTGCAGGTCAGGAAAAAATACTGGACACAGTGTCCATGGATGAAATTATCGAGAAGGTCATAAAGCCTGCTGGCCTGGACACAAAGATGAGCTCCACTGACTCAAAGATCACATATCACCTTGAGAAAACCCAGCAAGATGATGGAAGCACCAAGACTCAGATTGTCTTACAGTCAAAGGTGGAAGAGAACCTGGATGTGTCAGATGACTCTGCTCTGGAGGAACTCCTTAGCAAGGGAGTGAAAAAAGTCTCCCTGCAGGGTTTTGAGGGGACACCTACAGGAAGCATGATACAGAACCTTCTAAGTCTTGGTCTCGAAGGTGAAAGTCTTGAAAACAAGTCTGTTAATGTGGAGATAATAGAGGAACCAGTGGAATCACAAAGCGATGATGAAGGGGACATTGAAATTGAGGAGACTGTGGAGGTGAAGTCCAAACCTTACTTTAAACCTTCAACAATGTTCTTCCAGATGGGAGAGCAGAAGAATGAACCTGAGCCAACGGGGAGTACCAGTGAGACTGTAAGAGCCTCAGGGTTTGGTGAGGGATCTGTGCAGGTTCAAGAGGTGTCTAGAGAGGAGAGTCTCCCTTACTATTCCCAGGAACAAGAGACTCAAGAGTATTTTGTTTCTAGCCCTGAAGACAACAtgtctgaatctgaggagggtgGTGGGTTTATGTCTTATGGACATTATGGAGTGGTGGATGACCTTTCAGACGAAAGATACTACCAAGAAGAAGGACCACATGCTAACAGAAGATACTCTGATGAAGGTGACAGCATCAGAGAGTCTCCAGAGTATGTCAAAAGAGACCCTTTCCCACAGTGTATCATTGAGGAGGAGGTACGCGTTTCTCCAGAAGTGCAAGGGTCCATGCTGGAAATCTTGAAAGAAGAGTCACTGGACCCAAGGGAGCAGCTGAAAGGAGCTCTGGAGCAACTGGAGAGCACCGTGTCTGGATCACTGAAGGAAGAACTTGCTCTCCTCACCAAAGCTGGTGAGGCCTCTGATGGTGTCTCTGTTGACATTAGGAAGGTAGAAAAGGCTGAAGGCGATGGAAGGATGACCTTTGTGGCAGAACTCAATGTCTCTCAGACTCTGGAGGAATCAGGGCTGCTGGACGACGAGACAGGCGACCTGTCCCAGGAACACCTGTTGGCGGCTCTGCAGTCCTCCCATCCTGGACTTCACCAGGCCCTCAATGTTGGAGCTGGTGGAGGATATACTATGAGAGTCTCCAGAGAGGAGGTCCAGTCAGAAGGCATGCCGTGGATAAGCGGCCTGGAAGAAACCGATGACTGGAGCTCGGCTGGTGAAGCTGGCAGAACAGAAAAAGTCATCCGGCTGGAGCCTAACGAGAGAGCCTTCACGTTTCAGATGGATATCAACAACAGCTCGTCGGGATCACCAGGCTTAGAAGGGGTGGATTAccgagaagagagagacagtggagCCAGCGTGCAAGAGTTTGTACACACTCAGACCATCGACCCTACTTTGACGGTCCGACATGAGAAAAGAATTGCTACTGTGTACCTGGAAAATCCCAAAGACGACTAA
- the pgpep1l gene encoding pyroglutamyl-peptidase 1 isoform X1: MSLSGKDSSSQKELVVVTGFGPFRQHLVNASWEAAKGLKRAGLGEGTDIDIAEIPVSYAKARQALVEIWQRMKPKVAVHLGIAPGARCIILEQTAKNHGYKDRDVCGSCPANNCCIEGGAEWLDSIIDMRSLAKHLKGLSLDVIYSRDAGRYLCEFVYYCSLQYGQRRAVFVHVPASGSLARSDTLVPQLQIIVQTLLHQLDTQHLRENQTARAEECTTSWDSSGAINNVHKETRSQDPHESHSLF; the protein is encoded by the exons ATGTCTTTGAGTGGGAAGGACTCCTCTTCTCAGAAGGAACTGGTCGTGGTCACAG GGTTTGGACCTTTTCGACAACACCTGGTGAACGCAAGCTGGGAAGCAGCTAAG GGTTTGAAAAGGGCCGGTCTTGGAGAGGGCACAGATATCGACATAGCAGAGATTCCTGTGAGTTACGCTAAAGCTCGGCAAGCTCTTGTTGAAATATGGCAGAGAATGAAACCAAAG GTTGCTGTCCACTTGGGCATAGCACCAGGAGCCAGATGCATCATTCTGGAACAGACCGCCAAGAACCACGGCTACAAGGACAGAGATGTGTGTGGCTCGTGTCCTGCCAATAATTGCTGCATTGAAGGAGGAGCCGAGTGGCTGGACTCCATTATAGACATGAGGTCACTTGCCAAGCACTTAAAAGGGCTCAGTCTGGATGTCATCTACTCTAGGGATGCTGGGAG GTACCTGTGTGAATTTGTTTATTACTGCTCCCTCCAATACGGGCAGAGGAGGGCAGTGTTCGTCCATGTGCCGGCCTCAGGCAGCCTGGCACGCTCAGACACTCTGGTGCCACAGCTCCAGATCATCGTCCAGACCTTGTTACACCAGCTGGACACGCAGCACCTGCGTGAAAACCAAACAGCACGAGCAGAAGAATGCACCACGAGCTGGGATTCCTCAGGGGCAATAAACAACGTTCACAAGGAAACACGAAGCCAAGATCCACACGAGTCTCATTCActtttttaa